From the genome of Homalodisca vitripennis isolate AUS2020 chromosome 8, UT_GWSS_2.1, whole genome shotgun sequence, one region includes:
- the LOC124367270 gene encoding uncharacterized protein LOC124367270, which translates to MSYSSNFRNVLGRNVSSSTGGNQRFQSNFVGNPHFQSNSSTMGSSAQSRTPMIYPQQFMTRNQLPESEPMSECSELAMAGMTRFPSTPLHRTMPQAGLPPPQQQRANQMRERDAPYKRPVSAYSLPPLSPRSLPPPSPRSLPPFTPHYLYPPPPHKFLPNYNPDQSFAMQTVASTSTCVVPVQNSTAGKSSSGSKKTPSKPKISSVSRKRFFIGSIDQVVRWHKMAKEAQLYTIYEITAVLDSVSLSPTGLYRMILRSEQRNGTLPLQAIFYPIDRELPKINVGELITCVGQMVGSNKLQVYNMWQVTESLAGIKRISFICQRTLHETHDTVTKS; encoded by the exons ATGTCATACTCAAGCAATTTCAGAAATGTTTTGGGAAGAAATGTATCATCTTCAACAG GAGGCAATCAGAGGTTCCAGTCTAACTTTGTTGGAAATCCACACTTTCAATCAAATTCCTCAACAATGGGCTCCTCTGCACAGTCAAGAACTCCAATGATCTACCCCCAACAATTCATGACAAG GAACCAGCTTCCTGAATCTGAACCCATGTCAGAATGTTCTGAGTTGGCCATGGCGGGAATGACAAGATTCCCATCAACTCCACTCCACCGAACGATGCCTCAAGCAGGACTTCCTCCCCCTCAGCAGCAAAGAGCCAATCAGATGAGGGAGCGGGATGCCCCGTACAAACGACCAGTCTCCGCATATTCACTGCCACCTCTATCCCCCCGCTCTCTGCCACCACCATCCCCCCGCTCTCTGCCACCTTTCACCCCCCATTATCTGTACCCCCCACCCCCACATAAGTTCCTCCCCAACTACAATCCTGACCAGTCCTTCGCAATGCAGACTGTGGCTTCTACCTCGACATGTGTGGTACCAGTGCAAAATTCCACGGCCGGGAAATCCAGCAGCGGTTCCAAGAAAACCCCTTCTAAACCTAAA ATAAGTTCAGTGAGCCGCAAGAGATTCTTCATCGGCTCCATCGATCAGGTGGTTCGCTGGCACAAGATGGCCAAGGAGGCACAATTGTATACCATTTATGAAATAACAG CTGTGTTGGACAGTGTATCTCTCAGTCCCACTGGGCTATACAGGATGATTCTGCGCAGTGAACAAAGAAACGGGACGTTGCCTTTACAAGCTATATTCTACCCGATTGACCGAGAACTTCCCAAAATAAATGTTGGAGAATTGATCAC CTGCGTAGGTCAGATGGTGGGCTCCAACAAACTGCAGGTGTACAACATGTGGCAGGTCACCGAGAGTCTGGCAGGGATCAAGAGAATCTCCTTCATCTGCCAGCGGACACTACACGAGACTCACGACACAGTCACAAAGTCTTAG
- the LOC124367271 gene encoding PHD finger-like domain-containing protein 5A isoform X2, whose product MAKHHPDLIFCRKQPGVAIGRLCEKCDGKCVICDSYVRPCTLVRICDECNYGSYQGRCVICGGPGVSDAYYCKECTIQEKDRDGCPKIVNLGSSKTDLFYERKKYGFKKR is encoded by the exons ATGGCAAAGCATCATCCTGATCTTATATTCTGCCGAAAACAACCAGGAGTGG CCATCGGTCGACTGTGTGAGAAGTGCGACGGCAAGTGTGTCATCTGCGACTCGTATGTGAGGCCGTGCACGCTGGTCCGTATTTGTGATGAGTGCAACTATGGTTCCTACCAGGGCCGTTGTGTCATCTGCGGAGGTCCCGGCGTCTCCGACGCTTACTACTGCAAGGAGTGCACCATACAGGAGAAGGAT AGAGACGGCTGCCCTAAAATTGTGAATCTCGGCAGTTCCAAGACAGATCTCTTCTACGAGAGgaaaaaatatggatttaaaaaGAGATAA
- the LOC124367271 gene encoding PHD finger-like domain-containing protein 5A isoform X1, which produces MKLIKSDSVWWASVTFLTAIGRLCEKCDGKCVICDSYVRPCTLVRICDECNYGSYQGRCVICGGPGVSDAYYCKECTIQEKDRDGCPKIVNLGSSKTDLFYERKKYGFKKR; this is translated from the exons ATGAAACTAATCAAATCGGATAGTGTATGGTGGGCTTCAGTTACTTTTCTAACTG CCATCGGTCGACTGTGTGAGAAGTGCGACGGCAAGTGTGTCATCTGCGACTCGTATGTGAGGCCGTGCACGCTGGTCCGTATTTGTGATGAGTGCAACTATGGTTCCTACCAGGGCCGTTGTGTCATCTGCGGAGGTCCCGGCGTCTCCGACGCTTACTACTGCAAGGAGTGCACCATACAGGAGAAGGAT AGAGACGGCTGCCCTAAAATTGTGAATCTCGGCAGTTCCAAGACAGATCTCTTCTACGAGAGgaaaaaatatggatttaaaaaGAGATAA